One Clarias gariepinus isolate MV-2021 ecotype Netherlands chromosome 18, CGAR_prim_01v2, whole genome shotgun sequence genomic window carries:
- the LOC128506750 gene encoding uncharacterized protein LOC128506750 encodes MSAPDVESLQPVPRQRGRCLDCFLLGSVIALLVLVLLGGALGYWVVTDLRREMDERCPRAPQGLVSALKDGSGIGSISSSYKGQNFAYLTANDSK; translated from the exons ATGTCCGCCCCAGACGTGGAGAGTCTCCAGCCCGTCCCCCGGCAGCGCGGCAGGTGCCTGGACTGCTTCCTGCTCGGCTCCGTGATCGCGCTGCTCGTGCTGGTGCTGCTCGGGGGCGCGCTCGGCTACTGGGTCGTGACCGACCTGCGGCGGGAGATGGACGAGCGCTGTCCCCGCGCGCCGCAGGGGCTCGTGAGCGCGCTGAAGGATGGCTCCGGGATCGGCTCCATCAGCTCGTCCTACAAG GGACAAAACTTCGCATACCTAACTGCCAACGACAGTAAGTAA